A single Candoia aspera isolate rCanAsp1 chromosome 9, rCanAsp1.hap2, whole genome shotgun sequence DNA region contains:
- the LOC134502845 gene encoding prostate and testis expressed protein 14-like, whose product MNKYLALGLWMLLSLTVVGGLTCYNCYREYFNGTCRTVEPPCQASPGGSCFRQKVFSEHTFLYISSGCALNCKPVKAGIHIHHINKCCSNANLCNRP is encoded by the exons ATGAACAAGTATCTGGCACTTGGGCTCTGGATGTTGCTGTCCCTCACAGTGG TTGGTGGCCTCACATGCTATAACTGTTACCGTGAATACTTTAATGGCACATGTCGAACTGTAGAACCACCCTGCCAAGCAAGTCCTGGAGGGTCCTGTTTCCGGCAGAAGGTCTTTTCAG aacaTACTTTCCTTTATATTTCTTCAGGCTGTGCCTTGAATTGCAAGCCAGTGAAGGCAGGAATACATATCCACCATATCAACAAATGCTGTTCAAATGCTAATTTATGCAACCGCCCCTAG